One genomic window of Halorhabdus sp. CBA1104 includes the following:
- the hypE gene encoding hydrogenase expression/formation protein HypE, which produces MSNSDDDRTADESSGDGYTGDDVITHAHGAGGGQMTDLIEDMAVSRFADSEADVGLAALDDGSVQPIDDDHSVVVTTDSHVVTPLFFRGGDIGRLAISGTVNDLAMMGATDPLALTSSLIIEAGTPQSTVERVTESMRETCAEAGATVTTGDTKVMGSDEIDTLAINTTGVAVVPTGGHVPDAGLSVGDKLIVSGTIGDHGISLLSEREGFDFGGGLASDVQPVNDLVRAAMDAGEVTAMKDPTRGGLATVLNEMADKAGVGIDLDEPAIPVSGPVSSAGEVLGIEPFDVACEGVVAMGVASDDAEAVLEALRDNPKGEDAAIVGEVVEEHTGQVVLDTGFGRRYLTPPEGEQLPRIC; this is translated from the coding sequence ATGAGCAATAGCGACGACGACCGAACGGCCGACGAATCGAGCGGTGACGGCTACACGGGCGACGACGTGATCACTCACGCCCACGGGGCGGGCGGTGGGCAGATGACCGACTTGATCGAAGACATGGCCGTGTCCCGCTTTGCCGACAGCGAGGCAGATGTGGGGCTGGCAGCCTTAGACGACGGATCGGTCCAACCGATCGACGACGACCATTCGGTTGTCGTCACGACCGACAGCCACGTCGTCACGCCGCTGTTCTTCCGCGGCGGTGACATCGGCCGGCTGGCGATTTCGGGGACGGTCAACGACCTGGCGATGATGGGTGCGACCGACCCTCTGGCGCTGACGAGTTCGTTGATCATCGAGGCTGGCACGCCACAGTCGACCGTCGAGCGCGTCACCGAGTCGATGCGCGAGACCTGCGCGGAGGCCGGCGCGACCGTGACGACCGGCGATACGAAGGTGATGGGCAGCGACGAGATCGACACGCTCGCGATCAATACGACAGGCGTCGCCGTCGTCCCGACGGGGGGCCACGTCCCCGACGCTGGTCTCTCGGTCGGCGATAAACTCATCGTCTCGGGCACCATCGGCGATCACGGCATCTCCTTGCTGTCCGAACGCGAGGGCTTTGATTTCGGTGGCGGTCTCGCCAGCGACGTCCAGCCGGTCAACGATCTCGTCCGTGCTGCCATGGACGCCGGCGAGGTGACGGCGATGAAAGACCCGACGCGGGGTGGCCTCGCGACGGTGTTGAACGAGATGGCGGACAAGGCCGGTGTCGGGATCGATCTCGACGAGCCAGCAATCCCGGTTTCGGGACCTGTCTCCTCGGCGGGCGAGGTGCTCGGCATCGAGCCCTTCGACGTGGCCTGTGAGGGTGTCGTCGCCATGGGTGTCGCCAGTGACGATGCCGAAGCTGTTCTCGAAGCACTTCGGGACAACCCCAAAGGCGAAGACGCTGCGATCGTGGGCGAGGTCGTCGAGGAGCACACCGGCCAGGTCGTCCTCGATACTGGCTTTGGCCGCCGCTATCTGACGCCCCCGGAGGGTGAACAACTCCCACGGATCTGCTGA
- a CDS encoding NADH-quinone oxidoreductase subunit D — MGAVTRTGRERSGDWESIVAELDGVVSRETHSNAPGIVVRADAVAAILETLRDRAGFDHCACVTGQEYTDRFETIYHLRSYDDPTRELSVVVPTSSDEPASESAAAVYETADWHEREAYDLLGIEYDEHPDLRRILLPDTWQGHPLRDDYDQTQSQVVTYRENVNPIQNDHERSSDTMLLNIGPHHPATHGVLHVQVTLDGEQVVDAEPDIGYIHRCEEQMCEQGTYRHQIMPYPDRWDWGGGGLLNEWAYARAAEDLADIEVPEYAQVVRTMSGELSRMLSHFLAVGAYALDVVGDFTATFMYAIQDRERVQSLLEDLTGQRLMFNYFRLGGVAWDLPQPREAFLEKVREFLDFLPDRLAEYHDLLSANEILQLRTLDTGHLDPDVAKSYGVTGPVARGSGIDYDLRRDDPYGYYDELDWSVVIEDGCDNYARLLVRMREIEESAKIVEQCVDILADWPEDDRQIQSNVPRTLRPDPDTETYQAVEAAKGELGIYIRSDGTDKPARFKIRGPSFSNLQAIPEMAEGEYLADFIATLGSLDTIMGEVDR, encoded by the coding sequence ATGGGTGCTGTCACGCGGACTGGTCGCGAGCGATCGGGAGACTGGGAGTCTATCGTCGCCGAACTAGACGGAGTGGTCAGCCGCGAGACCCACAGCAACGCCCCCGGGATCGTCGTCCGGGCCGACGCCGTGGCCGCCATCCTCGAAACCCTTCGTGATCGGGCGGGCTTCGATCACTGTGCCTGCGTCACCGGCCAGGAGTACACCGACCGCTTCGAGACGATCTATCACCTTCGGAGCTACGACGACCCAACCCGCGAGCTGAGCGTCGTCGTCCCGACCAGCAGCGACGAGCCGGCAAGCGAATCGGCGGCCGCCGTCTACGAGACGGCCGACTGGCACGAGCGAGAGGCCTACGACCTCCTGGGGATCGAATACGACGAGCATCCCGATCTTCGTCGCATCCTCTTGCCCGACACCTGGCAGGGCCATCCACTCAGAGACGACTACGACCAGACGCAATCTCAGGTCGTCACCTATCGGGAGAACGTCAATCCGATCCAGAACGATCACGAGCGAAGCAGCGACACGATGTTGCTCAACATCGGGCCCCACCACCCGGCGACCCACGGCGTCCTCCACGTTCAGGTTACCTTGGACGGTGAGCAGGTCGTCGACGCCGAGCCGGATATCGGCTACATCCATCGCTGTGAGGAGCAGATGTGCGAGCAAGGCACCTACCGCCATCAGATCATGCCCTACCCCGATCGCTGGGACTGGGGCGGCGGCGGATTGCTCAACGAGTGGGCCTACGCCCGTGCCGCCGAGGACCTGGCGGACATCGAGGTTCCGGAGTACGCCCAGGTCGTTCGGACGATGAGCGGGGAACTCTCGCGAATGCTCAGTCACTTCCTCGCTGTCGGGGCCTATGCCCTGGACGTGGTCGGGGACTTCACCGCGACGTTCATGTACGCGATTCAGGATCGGGAGCGAGTCCAGAGCCTACTCGAAGACCTGACCGGCCAGCGGCTCATGTTCAACTACTTCCGGTTGGGCGGGGTCGCGTGGGATCTGCCCCAGCCACGCGAAGCGTTCCTCGAAAAGGTCCGGGAGTTCCTCGATTTCTTGCCCGACCGGCTGGCCGAGTATCACGACCTGCTCAGCGCCAACGAGATCCTGCAACTTCGGACGCTGGACACCGGCCACCTCGATCCCGACGTGGCCAAATCCTACGGCGTCACTGGGCCAGTCGCCCGCGGGTCGGGCATCGACTACGACCTCCGGCGCGACGATCCATACGGCTACTACGACGAGCTCGACTGGTCAGTCGTCATCGAGGACGGCTGTGACAACTACGCCCGGCTGCTGGTTCGTATGCGCGAGATCGAGGAGTCCGCGAAAATCGTCGAGCAGTGTGTCGATATCCTCGCAGACTGGCCCGAAGATGACCGGCAGATCCAGTCGAACGTCCCCCGTACCCTACGGCCCGACCCCGACACCGAGACCTACCAGGCGGTCGAAGCGGCCAAAGGCGAACTCGGAATCTACATCCGGAGCGACGGCACGGACAAACCAGCGCGGTTCAAGATCCGCGGCCCCTCCTTCTCGAATCTGCAGGCCATCCCGGAGATGGCCGAAGGCGAATACCTCGCCGACTTCATCGCCACGCTTGGGAGCCTCGATACGATCATGGGCGAAGTCGATCGCTGA
- the hypD gene encoding hydrogenase formation protein HypD codes for MASTADDGDGELQFRDPEKAEQLTEELESLMDDIGEPVNVMHVCGSHEQAIAKFGLRSILPDDLTVRMGPGCPVCVTNMPEVDEAVALAEEGKIVATYGDMFRVPGTEKSLADAKDEGADVRVVYSASEAAEIAAEEPDREVIFFATGFETTAAPTAAVLTADPPENFSVLSAHKYVPPAMEIVAEMPDTDVDGFLAAGHAAVITGYGLFEDFVSEYDTPAVVGGFEPIDILFALARLLEFIRDDEAGLANAYQRCVTEDGNVPAKEAMWEVFDTTSGEWRGIAEIPDANLVISDDYAHYDARERFDIDVDAGASDPLTEDCICGDIMAGKADPDECELFGEECTPQDPVGACMVSSEGTCKIWLEYGGQPDL; via the coding sequence ATGGCGAGCACAGCCGACGATGGGGACGGGGAACTCCAGTTTCGCGACCCCGAGAAGGCAGAACAGCTGACCGAGGAACTCGAGTCACTGATGGACGACATCGGCGAGCCGGTCAACGTGATGCACGTCTGTGGCTCTCACGAACAGGCCATCGCGAAGTTCGGCCTGCGGTCGATCCTCCCCGACGATTTGACAGTGCGGATGGGGCCGGGCTGTCCGGTCTGTGTGACCAACATGCCCGAAGTCGACGAGGCCGTCGCTCTGGCCGAAGAGGGGAAGATCGTCGCCACCTACGGCGACATGTTCCGCGTGCCCGGCACGGAGAAGAGCCTCGCCGACGCCAAAGACGAAGGCGCAGACGTTCGGGTGGTTTACAGCGCCAGCGAGGCCGCCGAGATCGCCGCCGAGGAACCCGATCGCGAGGTCATCTTCTTCGCGACGGGCTTCGAGACGACTGCCGCCCCGACGGCGGCCGTTCTCACGGCCGATCCCCCCGAGAATTTCTCGGTGCTTTCGGCCCACAAGTACGTCCCGCCGGCAATGGAGATCGTCGCGGAAATGCCCGACACGGACGTCGATGGCTTCCTCGCGGCGGGCCACGCCGCCGTCATCACGGGCTATGGACTGTTCGAGGATTTCGTTTCCGAGTACGACACGCCGGCTGTCGTCGGCGGGTTCGAACCGATCGATATCCTGTTTGCACTCGCGCGCTTGCTCGAGTTCATCCGGGACGACGAAGCCGGTCTCGCAAACGCCTACCAGCGGTGTGTCACCGAGGACGGTAACGTCCCAGCCAAGGAGGCGATGTGGGAGGTCTTCGACACTACCAGCGGCGAGTGGCGTGGGATCGCCGAGATCCCCGACGCGAATCTCGTCATCAGCGACGACTACGCTCACTACGACGCCCGCGAACGCTTCGACATCGACGTCGATGCGGGTGCGTCCGATCCGCTGACCGAGGACTGCATTTGTGGGGATATCATGGCCGGGAAGGCCGATCCCGACGAGTGTGAGTTGTTCGGCGAGGAGTGTACACCCCAGGATCCCGTCGGGGCCTGTATGGTCTCCAGTGAGGGGACTTGCAAGATCTGGCTCGAATACGGCGGGCAACCGGATCTGTGA
- a CDS encoding helix-turn-helix domain-containing protein yields MKSLAVTFTEPPDWRNPMHTFIAEASRFEQAELLIWNFSRSELDVLLFRVAGPIEPYREAIEDAQFVTEYDLTPIDDDSFYAYVEHETRDVDRRLRDTFEGKHVVLVPPVVYDADGTTRLRIVGRADALEAVVETVPDAIDVTVESIGEYRGPSQGILDLTDRQREVARTAVEMGYYDVPRDASVADVAARLDCAASTVSDHLRKAERAVMAGVFE; encoded by the coding sequence GTGAAATCTCTCGCGGTGACGTTCACGGAACCGCCCGACTGGCGGAACCCGATGCACACGTTCATCGCGGAAGCGTCGAGGTTCGAGCAGGCGGAACTGTTGATCTGGAACTTCTCGCGGAGTGAACTTGACGTCCTCCTCTTTCGCGTTGCCGGGCCGATCGAGCCCTACCGGGAGGCGATCGAGGACGCACAGTTCGTCACCGAGTACGATCTGACGCCGATCGACGACGATTCGTTCTACGCGTACGTCGAACACGAAACGCGCGACGTCGATCGACGATTGCGCGATACCTTCGAAGGCAAACACGTCGTGTTGGTCCCGCCAGTGGTCTACGACGCCGACGGCACCACGCGGTTGCGGATCGTGGGCCGAGCCGATGCCCTCGAAGCGGTGGTCGAGACGGTCCCGGACGCGATCGACGTGACGGTCGAGTCGATCGGCGAATATCGTGGGCCATCCCAGGGGATCCTCGATCTCACGGATCGTCAGCGTGAGGTTGCCCGAACAGCTGTCGAGATGGGATATTACGACGTCCCACGAGACGCGTCAGTGGCCGATGTCGCCGCACGACTTGACTGTGCAGCCAGCACTGTCTCGGACCACCTTCGGAAGGCCGAACGCGCGGTGATGGCCGGCGTGTTCGAGTGA
- a CDS encoding sugar MFS transporter, with protein MDEIDNRKYWLVAIFAFVGLGGAMIQARGALIPTFEGYFGVSKGQLGLVTPVGTVGFVAAMVWLGPASGRVDLRQFLLGGGILTAIALVLIGLAPTFTVLLAMVGVRSFGIGIFRALDRPTLSHLFPDSRARIFTLQEMAWAVGATTGPLLVTAVLLQFSWRLTYFVLAALTVPVLVVVWRLEPPAGTVNEKSFALSDMRSVLAHPSVYGMVAAIVLVGGIESAFFTWLPSYAGEMFSDGVASITLSIYLVSYIPGRLAFSRLGERYRFTDLLVGVTVVLTGLLYAAFVLADGPELLVLIFAIGFLVSGLYPTLISLGIESNPAYTGPVNAIANVATQVGFFTVPAAIGFLAEGSTIQQAMLVQIGLAGLLAIVLIGLRLGPVEDG; from the coding sequence GTGGATGAAATAGATAATCGAAAATATTGGCTCGTCGCGATTTTCGCCTTCGTCGGCCTCGGGGGCGCGATGATCCAGGCCCGCGGGGCACTCATCCCCACATTCGAAGGGTACTTCGGCGTGAGCAAGGGCCAGCTGGGCCTGGTCACACCGGTGGGGACCGTCGGGTTCGTCGCCGCGATGGTGTGGCTCGGCCCCGCCAGCGGTCGGGTCGATCTCCGGCAGTTTCTGCTCGGCGGTGGTATCCTGACGGCGATTGCCCTGGTGTTGATCGGTCTTGCCCCGACGTTCACCGTGTTGCTGGCCATGGTCGGCGTCCGGAGCTTCGGCATCGGGATCTTCAGAGCACTGGATCGGCCGACGCTCAGTCACCTCTTTCCCGACTCCAGGGCCCGAATCTTCACCCTCCAGGAGATGGCGTGGGCGGTCGGGGCAACGACCGGGCCGTTGCTCGTCACGGCCGTCCTGTTGCAGTTTTCCTGGCGACTTACGTACTTCGTGCTCGCCGCTCTTACCGTGCCGGTACTCGTCGTAGTCTGGCGGCTGGAACCGCCGGCGGGAACGGTCAACGAGAAGTCCTTCGCGCTGTCGGACATGCGCTCGGTGCTTGCCCATCCGAGCGTCTACGGAATGGTCGCGGCGATCGTCCTGGTCGGCGGAATCGAGAGTGCCTTTTTCACCTGGTTGCCCTCTTATGCCGGGGAGATGTTCTCCGATGGGGTCGCAAGCATCACGCTATCGATCTATCTGGTCTCCTATATTCCGGGCCGATTGGCGTTCAGTCGCCTGGGCGAACGCTACCGGTTTACGGATCTATTGGTCGGTGTCACTGTGGTGTTGACCGGGTTGCTATACGCGGCGTTCGTCCTGGCTGACGGCCCGGAGTTGCTCGTGCTCATCTTCGCGATCGGCTTTCTGGTCTCGGGACTGTACCCGACGCTGATTTCACTGGGCATCGAGTCGAATCCCGCCTATACCGGCCCAGTAAATGCGATCGCGAACGTCGCCACCCAGGTCGGGTTCTTCACGGTTCCGGCGGCAATCGGCTTCCTCGCGGAAGGCTCGACGATCCAGCAAGCGATGCTGGTCCAGATTGGACTCGCCGGCCTCCTTGCGATCGTCTTGATTGGACTTCGCCTCGGACCGGTCGAGGATGGCTGA
- a CDS encoding sugar MFS transporter, translated as MALFAFVTLDGALIQARGALVPTWKETFTTSETFLGLITPVGTVGFVAAMVVFGSASGRIDIKRALLAGIAVTAAAALLIGASPTFLLLLAFIGLRGFGTGIFRSLDRTVLSHLYPERRARIFSLHTMAWAIGATAGPLLVTAALWLSGWQLTYLVLALPLVPIFVILWGLDRPATLANEQSLSLADVRDLLGEPGIYGMALALLFVGSIESVFFQWLPYYATELFSRDVANLTLSIYLAAYVPGRFAFSRLAERYRFTDLVVAVGVILVGSLYAMLVLAEGLVVLGLVFVIGFFVSGLFPTLISMGIESRPSFTGPINVVANVAAQTGFFIAPATVGIVADATSIGTAMLLQIGLAVVLTIVALGLKVGPLGSRRSTASE; from the coding sequence TTGGCATTGTTCGCGTTCGTCACGCTCGACGGAGCCCTCATCCAGGCCCGTGGGGCGCTAGTGCCGACGTGGAAGGAGACGTTCACGACAAGCGAGACGTTCCTAGGGTTAATCACGCCCGTGGGGACTGTCGGGTTCGTCGCTGCGATGGTCGTCTTCGGGTCGGCCAGTGGCCGGATCGACATCAAGCGAGCCCTGTTGGCCGGCATCGCAGTGACGGCCGCCGCAGCGTTGTTGATCGGTGCCTCACCGACGTTTCTGCTGTTGCTCGCGTTCATCGGCCTCCGAGGTTTCGGGACGGGGATCTTCCGGTCACTCGATCGGACGGTACTGAGTCATCTCTATCCCGAAAGGCGCGCTCGCATCTTCAGTCTCCACACGATGGCGTGGGCGATCGGCGCGACGGCGGGACCGCTGCTCGTCACGGCGGCGCTGTGGCTCTCCGGGTGGCAGTTGACGTACCTGGTGCTCGCGTTGCCACTCGTCCCGATCTTCGTCATTCTCTGGGGACTCGATCGGCCGGCAACGCTGGCTAACGAACAGTCCCTCTCGCTGGCCGACGTTCGGGACTTGCTGGGCGAACCCGGCATCTACGGGATGGCCCTGGCCTTGCTGTTCGTCGGGAGCATCGAGAGCGTCTTCTTCCAGTGGTTGCCGTATTACGCCACTGAATTGTTCTCCCGGGACGTTGCGAACCTGACACTCTCGATCTACCTGGCAGCCTACGTCCCCGGCCGCTTTGCGTTCAGTCGGCTGGCCGAACGCTATCGATTCACTGATCTGGTGGTCGCTGTTGGGGTCATCCTCGTCGGCTCGCTGTACGCCATGCTCGTACTCGCGGAGGGTCTCGTCGTATTAGGGCTCGTGTTCGTGATCGGCTTTTTCGTCTCCGGACTGTTCCCGACGCTCATCTCGATGGGGATCGAGTCTCGTCCGTCCTTTACTGGCCCGATCAACGTCGTGGCCAACGTCGCGGCCCAGACGGGCTTTTTCATCGCGCCCGCGACGGTCGGGATCGTCGCTGATGCGACCTCGATCGGGACTGCGATGCTACTCCAGATCGGACTGGCCGTCGTGCTGACTATCGTGGCGCTTGGTCTGAAAGTCGGGCCACTCGGTAGCCGCCGATCGACGGCGTCCGAGTAG
- a CDS encoding hydrogenase maturation nickel metallochaperone HypA: protein MHEFSIATQVLDAAREAAADHGAETFEGITVSVGEASHVNPDQLGTCLDAAADSTVGEADLDIEIETVAPHAECDCGWSGEPETVDRALAYAPDLTCPECDQRIELAAGNECKLMSVTIPDTEPTADPPGSNASN, encoded by the coding sequence ATGCACGAGTTCTCTATCGCGACGCAAGTACTCGATGCGGCCCGGGAAGCCGCGGCCGACCACGGCGCGGAGACGTTCGAGGGAATTACGGTCTCGGTCGGCGAGGCCAGCCACGTCAATCCGGACCAACTGGGGACGTGTCTCGACGCGGCGGCCGATTCGACGGTCGGCGAGGCCGATCTCGACATCGAGATCGAAACGGTGGCTCCCCACGCCGAATGTGACTGTGGCTGGAGTGGCGAACCGGAGACGGTCGACCGAGCGCTGGCCTACGCGCCCGATCTCACCTGTCCCGAGTGCGACCAGCGAATCGAACTCGCCGCCGGCAACGAGTGTAAACTAATGAGCGTCACGATTCCAGACACTGAACCGACAGCCGATCCCCCCGGTTCAAACGCGAGTAACTGA
- the hypF gene encoding carbamoyltransferase HypF: MTDRSRATVSVTGVVQGVGFRPFVYRTATDAGLAGRVKNTGDGRVDIVLEGSAAAIESFLTTLRQDPPPLARVETITVERDDPTGLEGFEIVTSTDSTGGSGTIPPDTAMCDACLDDLRDPDSRFHDYWATACVDCGPRYTVIRELPYDRPRTSMDAFPLCGDCRDDYEDPSDRRYHAQTIACPACGPSLSLLADDGTRLAAGEDAIARAGEALRDGDLVAIKGIGGTHLVCDASDPAVVADLRERTGRPEKPFALMAPDLETIDTFARVSGAEREALRDTRRPILLLDGVADGRPDWFAAVSPGLHTVGVMLPYAGLHHRLFDHVAGPLVMTSANMPGVPMATDRESILADLAGVIDATLVHDREIVMRCDDSVARFSGGQRRFVRRSRGWVPESLPLPADTDRDVLALGAEFDATVALTQGGDVIPSQYVGDVDNPETVEYLRETVAHLRDLLGTDPDVVACDAHPDFLTTREAKAYVDDEGLAGPIRVQHHHAHAASLLAEHERDRAVVIAADGTGYGLDGSIWGGEVLDATLTDYERAGGLSTFELPGGTAAIERPARILASLLEDDERIDELLVERDGVDSERDATTVRQQLEQGINTPTTSSAGRLLDAVSALLGVCTERSYEGQPAMKLEATGVEGDVLDYDIPYVSRDGDRVLDSSQLLCDLAAMTGDHATADLAATAQWALAQGLADVAVEVAESRGVETVGFTGGVAYNDAITRAVRDRVREAGLEWLGHDRVPPGDGGIAYGQVVVAATRDGTQ; this comes from the coding sequence ATGACCGATCGAAGCCGAGCGACCGTTTCAGTGACTGGCGTCGTCCAGGGGGTCGGCTTTCGGCCCTTCGTCTACCGGACGGCAACTGATGCGGGTCTCGCCGGTCGGGTGAAAAACACCGGCGACGGCCGGGTCGATATCGTCCTCGAAGGCTCGGCCGCTGCCATCGAGTCGTTCCTCACGACGCTCCGGCAGGATCCGCCACCGCTGGCCCGGGTCGAGACTATCACTGTCGAGCGTGACGATCCAACGGGTCTTGAAGGCTTCGAGATCGTCACCTCGACGGATTCGACGGGCGGCTCGGGCACGATTCCGCCGGACACGGCGATGTGTGACGCCTGCCTCGATGACCTCCGGGATCCGGACTCGCGATTTCACGACTACTGGGCGACGGCCTGTGTCGACTGTGGGCCGCGATATACGGTCATTCGCGAACTGCCCTACGATCGCCCGCGGACCTCGATGGACGCGTTCCCGTTGTGTGGCGACTGTCGCGACGACTACGAGGACCCCAGCGACCGCCGGTATCACGCCCAGACGATCGCCTGTCCCGCGTGTGGTCCGTCGCTGTCGCTGCTTGCCGACGATGGGACCCGATTGGCAGCCGGCGAGGATGCGATCGCCCGAGCCGGCGAGGCACTCCGTGACGGCGATCTGGTCGCGATCAAGGGGATCGGCGGCACGCATCTGGTCTGTGACGCGAGTGATCCCGCCGTCGTCGCGGACCTCCGTGAGCGGACGGGTCGCCCCGAGAAGCCGTTTGCGCTGATGGCTCCCGATCTGGAGACGATTGACACGTTCGCTCGCGTCTCGGGGGCCGAACGCGAGGCTCTGCGGGATACTCGGCGGCCGATCTTGCTGCTCGACGGCGTGGCCGACGGGCGGCCCGACTGGTTCGCTGCGGTCTCGCCCGGGCTGCACACCGTTGGCGTGATGTTGCCCTACGCTGGGCTCCACCACCGACTCTTCGATCACGTTGCGGGACCTCTCGTGATGACTAGCGCCAACATGCCCGGTGTCCCAATGGCAACCGACCGGGAATCGATCCTGGCCGATCTGGCGGGAGTGATCGACGCTACCCTGGTCCACGACCGGGAGATCGTGATGCGGTGTGACGACAGTGTTGCTCGCTTCTCGGGCGGACAACGCCGCTTCGTCCGTCGGTCCCGCGGGTGGGTCCCGGAGTCGCTCCCCCTCCCTGCCGATACTGACCGTGACGTCCTCGCCCTCGGAGCCGAATTCGACGCGACCGTCGCCCTGACCCAGGGCGGCGACGTGATCCCCTCCCAGTACGTCGGCGACGTCGACAACCCCGAGACGGTCGAGTACCTCCGGGAAACGGTCGCTCATCTCCGGGACCTGCTCGGCACCGATCCCGACGTCGTGGCCTGTGACGCCCACCCGGACTTTCTGACGACAAGGGAAGCCAAGGCCTACGTCGACGACGAGGGCCTCGCGGGGCCGATTCGCGTCCAGCACCACCACGCCCACGCCGCCTCGCTGCTGGCCGAACACGAACGCGACCGGGCGGTCGTGATCGCCGCCGACGGGACGGGCTACGGACTGGATGGCTCGATCTGGGGCGGGGAAGTACTCGACGCAACGCTCACAGACTACGAGCGTGCTGGTGGTCTCTCGACGTTCGAGCTCCCCGGCGGGACGGCCGCGATCGAGCGCCCGGCACGCATCTTGGCGAGTCTCCTTGAGGACGACGAGCGGATCGACGAACTGCTGGTCGAACGGGATGGCGTCGATAGCGAGCGCGACGCCACGACGGTTCGCCAGCAACTCGAGCAGGGTATCAACACGCCCACGACGAGCAGTGCGGGCCGATTGCTGGATGCGGTGAGTGCGCTCCTGGGCGTTTGTACCGAACGCTCCTACGAGGGCCAACCGGCGATGAAACTCGAAGCGACTGGGGTCGAGGGAGACGTGCTCGACTACGATATTCCATACGTGAGTCGGGACGGCGACCGAGTACTGGATAGCAGTCAACTCCTCTGTGATCTGGCTGCGATGACTGGCGATCACGCTACGGCGGATCTGGCCGCGACAGCCCAGTGGGCGCTGGCCCAGGGGCTGGCCGATGTGGCTGTCGAGGTTGCCGAGTCACGGGGCGTCGAGACGGTTGGGTTCACTGGCGGCGTGGCGTACAACGACGCGATCACCCGAGCGGTACGGGATCGAGTCCGAGAAGCCGGCCTGGAATGGCTCGGCCACGATCGCGTACCGCCGGGGGACGGCGGGATCGCCTACGGACAGGTTGTGGTAGCAGCCACCCGGGACGGTACACAGTGA
- the hypB gene encoding hydrogenase nickel incorporation protein HypB, giving the protein MGHGEGDHEHGNGDAEADILAQFEQQADDLHDRVVHEHGIFVAEFLGATGSGKTRLIERLIERAPEDEEIGVIVGDVAGEDDATRFRELGVSVANVNTGKECHLDPSLVEGALEDLDLDALDTLYIENVGNMVCPADFPLGAQARVLVVSATEGDDVVRKHPLLFQACDGAVINKVDIAEAVNADLGLMESDVNEIAPDMPTFQTSAEHGDGLDELATFLDERGHVHDHDHEAYVGETVHGHTHDHE; this is encoded by the coding sequence ATGGGTCATGGCGAAGGCGACCACGAACACGGCAACGGGGATGCAGAGGCCGACATCCTCGCCCAGTTTGAACAGCAGGCCGACGACCTCCACGATCGTGTCGTTCACGAGCACGGTATCTTCGTCGCGGAGTTTCTGGGTGCGACCGGCAGTGGCAAGACCCGACTCATCGAGCGCCTGATCGAGCGAGCGCCCGAGGACGAGGAAATCGGTGTGATCGTCGGCGACGTCGCCGGCGAGGACGATGCCACGCGCTTTCGGGAACTGGGCGTCTCTGTCGCAAACGTCAATACAGGCAAGGAGTGTCACCTCGATCCCTCGCTGGTCGAGGGCGCACTGGAAGACCTCGATCTCGATGCACTCGATACGCTGTATATCGAGAACGTCGGGAACATGGTCTGTCCGGCCGATTTCCCGCTGGGGGCGCAGGCTCGCGTGCTGGTGGTCTCAGCCACGGAAGGCGACGACGTGGTGCGGAAACATCCCCTCCTGTTCCAGGCCTGTGACGGTGCCGTAATCAACAAGGTCGACATCGCCGAGGCGGTCAACGCCGATCTGGGTCTGATGGAATCGGACGTCAACGAGATTGCGCCCGACATGCCGACCTTCCAGACGAGTGCCGAACACGGCGACGGCCTGGACGAACTGGCGACATTCCTCGACGAGCGTGGGCACGTCCACGACCACGATCACGAGGCCTACGTCGGTGAGACGGTTCACGGTCACACTCACGACCACGAGTAA